One genomic segment of Trichococcus shcherbakoviae includes these proteins:
- a CDS encoding plasmid pRiA4b ORF-3 family protein: protein MMFELRVTLLDVGIPVWRDIQLDDDTTFSDLHFILQSAFNWSDLHPHTFRFASPHKDALAETDRLRDHIQGKDDKIIYTYNMEENWEHEIILQKAFEAKADVLYPRCVRAENLAPEEDHTRLDITDDTLDLAYKDSGEIAKAINEELAYLNVSGLGEGLPGLDEDEWVALDDDEDEWEDDGGHP, encoded by the coding sequence ATGATGTTCGAACTCAGGGTTACGCTTTTGGATGTCGGCATACCAGTCTGGCGAGATATACAATTGGATGACGACACAACTTTCTCCGATCTGCATTTCATTCTCCAAAGTGCATTCAATTGGTCCGATCTCCACCCGCATACTTTCAGGTTTGCCTCGCCGCATAAAGATGCATTGGCAGAAACCGATCGTCTGCGGGACCATATCCAAGGAAAAGACGATAAAATCATTTACACGTACAATATGGAAGAAAACTGGGAACATGAAATCATCCTGCAAAAAGCCTTTGAAGCAAAGGCGGACGTGCTCTATCCCCGTTGCGTACGCGCAGAGAATCTGGCGCCTGAGGAAGACCATACCCGCCTGGACATCACGGACGACACACTGGACCTCGCGTACAAAGATTCCGGGGAAATCGCGAAAGCGATCAATGAGGAATTGGCTTACCTGAATGTCAGCGGCCTAGGCGAAGGCCTGCCGGGGCTCGATGAAGATGAATGGGTAGCCCTGGATGATGACGAAGATGAATGGGAAGACGACGGCGGCCATCCGTGA
- a CDS encoding OFA family MFS transporter — MKKEINRWAVLVSSMGILMCTGAVYAFSVLAGPLSAARGWTMAEVMVAFAINAALGPIPMILGGFLTDKGWSKWSTMAGAVLFGVGFALAGTATTLTELYVYYGLMAGFGQGFAYSGCLSNTIRFFPDKKGLASGLITAGMGGAAIIAAPIANQLIQSIGVADTFVRMGIAYAIISFTCSLFIKVAPKDYMPKNMNAAATAAANKPVVNKNWKEMLQDPKFYMIILMFAMGAFSGLMIASNASPIGQSMFGLSAAAAAVYVSVYSLSNTMGRVIWGAVSDKLGQPTTISIMYSVIILTFLILIFVKSMFGFTLGIVGLGLCFGGVMGVFPSLVMDNFGPKFQGVNYGIVFIGYSTSAFVAPKVTAGIAAANNGDFTKAFYVAIVVAAAGLILDLVYKKKTATKSITETA, encoded by the coding sequence ATGAAAAAGGAAATTAATCGCTGGGCTGTCTTGGTCAGCTCTATGGGTATCTTGATGTGTACGGGTGCAGTTTATGCTTTCAGCGTATTGGCAGGACCGTTGTCTGCCGCAAGAGGTTGGACAATGGCTGAGGTCATGGTAGCCTTCGCGATCAACGCGGCTTTAGGGCCGATTCCGATGATCTTGGGCGGCTTCTTGACCGACAAAGGTTGGTCGAAATGGAGCACGATGGCCGGAGCGGTATTGTTCGGTGTCGGTTTTGCTTTGGCGGGTACAGCTACAACTTTGACTGAATTGTACGTGTATTATGGTTTGATGGCCGGTTTCGGACAAGGCTTCGCTTACTCAGGCTGCCTAAGCAACACGATCCGTTTCTTCCCGGATAAAAAAGGTTTGGCTTCCGGATTGATCACAGCAGGTATGGGCGGAGCGGCCATCATCGCAGCTCCGATCGCGAACCAACTGATCCAAAGTATTGGTGTTGCCGACACTTTCGTGCGGATGGGTATCGCCTATGCCATTATCAGCTTCACTTGCAGCCTCTTCATCAAGGTTGCTCCGAAAGATTACATGCCTAAAAACATGAACGCAGCGGCTACTGCAGCAGCGAATAAACCGGTCGTAAACAAGAACTGGAAAGAAATGCTGCAGGATCCAAAATTCTATATGATCATCCTGATGTTCGCCATGGGTGCTTTCTCAGGCTTGATGATCGCTTCAAATGCTTCGCCGATCGGACAATCGATGTTCGGCCTATCCGCAGCAGCGGCAGCCGTATATGTCAGCGTGTATTCTCTCAGCAATACAATGGGTCGCGTTATCTGGGGCGCTGTTTCCGATAAATTGGGTCAACCAACGACTATCAGCATCATGTATAGTGTCATCATTCTTACTTTCTTGATCCTTATTTTCGTCAAATCCATGTTCGGCTTTACACTAGGAATCGTTGGTTTAGGCTTATGCTTCGGCGGTGTGATGGGCGTGTTCCCTTCATTGGTCATGGATAACTTCGGACCGAAATTCCAAGGCGTCAACTACGGTATCGTGTTCATCGGTTACTCGACATCCGCTTTCGTAGCGCCTAAAGTAACAGCAGGAATCGCTGCTGCGAACAACGGTGACTTCACCAAAGCTTTCTATGTCGCGATCGTGGTTGCGGCTGCAGGTTTGATTCTGGATCTTGTTTACAAGAAAAAAACGGCAACGAAATCGATCACAGAAACTGCTTAA
- a CDS encoding acyl CoA:acetate/3-ketoacid CoA transferase: MTKVITAAEAAKLIKDNSTVALTGFGLACVNEEMAISIEDRFKAEGHPNNLTVIHASAVGDRRTKGMSHLAHEGLIKRWIGGIVSASPQLSDLIVENKCEAYNLPQGVITQLYREIAAKRPGLFTKVGMRTFVDPRLEGGKLSPRTTEDIVKVVEIENEEWLFYPTFPINVGLIRGTVADEKGNLTLGKEGLHMEVLPVAQAVKNSGGIVIAQVETLAAAGTLHPKDVKVPGIMVDYIVVAQPGNQFQTENTEYNPAFSGDTKVPMDAVTALPLDARKVIARRAAMELVPSAVLNLGVGIPVNVATVGAEEGISDQLVLTTEAGSIGGVPAGLRDFGHAFNSEAIMDHHAQFDFYDGGGLDLSVLGLAQTDAFGNVNVSKFGNRVAGCGGFINISQAAKKLVFAGTFTAGGLQQEVKDGRLTIIQEGKAKKFVAEVEQVTFSGEYASEVEQEVLYVTERAVFDLEKGKLRLIEIAPGVDLEKDILGQMGFKPVIAENLKVMNEGMFRENWGELKNIVMANGK; the protein is encoded by the coding sequence ATGACAAAAGTAATCACAGCTGCGGAAGCGGCAAAATTGATCAAAGACAACAGCACAGTGGCATTGACCGGATTCGGTCTGGCATGTGTGAACGAAGAAATGGCGATTTCCATTGAAGATCGCTTTAAAGCGGAAGGACATCCGAACAACCTGACAGTCATCCACGCGAGCGCTGTGGGGGATCGCCGCACAAAAGGGATGAGCCATCTTGCCCACGAAGGTCTGATCAAACGTTGGATCGGCGGCATCGTCAGCGCTTCTCCGCAACTCAGCGACCTGATCGTCGAAAACAAATGCGAAGCCTACAACCTTCCGCAAGGGGTCATCACCCAACTGTACCGTGAAATCGCCGCAAAACGTCCGGGCTTATTCACTAAAGTCGGCATGCGCACCTTTGTCGATCCACGTCTGGAAGGCGGCAAGCTTTCCCCGCGCACGACCGAAGACATCGTCAAAGTGGTTGAAATTGAAAATGAAGAATGGTTATTCTACCCGACTTTCCCGATCAATGTCGGCCTGATCCGCGGAACGGTAGCCGATGAAAAAGGCAACTTGACGCTTGGAAAAGAAGGTTTGCACATGGAAGTGTTGCCGGTCGCACAGGCTGTCAAAAACTCAGGCGGTATCGTGATCGCTCAGGTGGAAACCTTGGCGGCAGCAGGCACACTGCATCCTAAAGACGTAAAAGTACCAGGCATCATGGTCGACTACATTGTCGTGGCACAACCAGGCAATCAATTCCAGACAGAAAACACTGAGTACAATCCGGCTTTCTCCGGCGATACAAAAGTACCAATGGATGCTGTAACGGCACTTCCATTGGATGCCCGTAAAGTAATCGCCCGTCGTGCAGCGATGGAGTTGGTTCCTTCAGCTGTCCTGAATCTTGGCGTAGGAATTCCAGTCAATGTCGCGACAGTCGGTGCGGAAGAAGGCATCAGCGATCAATTGGTGTTGACGACCGAAGCCGGATCGATCGGCGGCGTTCCGGCAGGATTGCGGGACTTCGGACATGCCTTCAACAGCGAAGCGATCATGGATCACCATGCGCAATTCGACTTCTACGATGGCGGCGGATTGGACTTATCCGTGTTGGGGCTTGCTCAGACCGATGCCTTCGGAAACGTGAACGTATCCAAGTTCGGCAATCGTGTAGCGGGTTGTGGCGGATTCATCAATATTTCCCAAGCTGCCAAAAAATTGGTGTTTGCAGGAACCTTTACTGCCGGCGGTTTGCAACAGGAGGTCAAAGATGGCCGTTTGACGATCATCCAGGAAGGCAAAGCGAAGAAATTCGTAGCTGAAGTCGAACAAGTCACTTTCAGCGGTGAATACGCGTCCGAAGTGGAACAGGAAGTATTGTACGTAACCGAACGTGCGGTATTCGACCTCGAGAAAGGCAAGTTGCGCCTGATCGAAATCGCGCCTGGCGTCGATCTGGAAAAAGATATTTTGGGACAAATGGGCTTCAAACCGGTCATTGCCGAAAATCTGAAAGTAATGAACGAAGGCATGTTCCGCGAAAATTGGGGAGAACTAAAAAACATCGTCATGGCGAATGGAAAATAA
- a CDS encoding nitronate monooxygenase yields MTTLCEMLGIEYPIFQGAMARIATADIASAVSNAGGLGIIASGGMTADQLRAEIQKCKTMTDKPFAVNLMLMMRNCPELVDVVIEEGVKVVTTGAGTPKPFMPKFKEAGIKVIPVVASVKHAQKMEALGADAIVAEGTEAGGHVGETTTMCLVPQVVSAVNIPVLGAGGVGDGRGVVAMYAMGAQGIQVGTLFLSAEECPVPATFKQAVLDADDTATIVTGRRNGAPVRSIKNKMLTKFQELENNNASRDELEELALGSLSKAVFEGDVENGSVMAGQITGMVRDIRPAKEIIETLFKDAEAIAASLKIAY; encoded by the coding sequence ATGACAACATTATGCGAAATGCTAGGAATAGAATATCCTATTTTTCAAGGAGCGATGGCACGGATCGCAACGGCTGATATCGCTTCTGCCGTTTCAAATGCAGGCGGGCTTGGCATCATCGCTTCAGGCGGGATGACAGCAGATCAATTGCGTGCAGAGATCCAAAAATGCAAAACGATGACGGACAAACCTTTTGCCGTCAACTTGATGCTGATGATGCGTAATTGTCCGGAATTGGTTGATGTCGTGATCGAAGAAGGCGTCAAAGTCGTGACGACTGGAGCAGGCACACCGAAACCATTCATGCCGAAATTCAAAGAAGCCGGCATTAAAGTCATTCCGGTAGTAGCTTCCGTGAAACATGCACAAAAAATGGAGGCCTTAGGCGCGGATGCAATCGTAGCTGAAGGAACCGAAGCGGGCGGACACGTCGGCGAAACAACGACCATGTGCTTAGTGCCGCAAGTAGTCAGCGCAGTCAACATCCCCGTATTGGGAGCCGGCGGAGTCGGTGACGGCCGCGGCGTCGTTGCGATGTACGCGATGGGTGCTCAAGGGATCCAAGTAGGAACACTGTTCTTGTCCGCTGAAGAATGCCCGGTTCCGGCTACGTTCAAACAGGCGGTACTTGATGCTGATGATACAGCTACGATCGTTACAGGCCGCCGCAACGGAGCACCTGTCCGTTCCATCAAAAACAAGATGCTTACGAAATTCCAAGAACTGGAAAACAACAATGCATCCCGTGATGAATTGGAAGAGTTGGCGTTGGGCTCATTGAGCAAAGCTGTATTCGAAGGCGATGTAGAGAACGGATCGGTCATGGCCGGCCAAATCACCGGTATGGTCCGTGATATCCGTCCTGCCAAAGAAATCATCGAAACATTGTTCAAAGATGCTGAAGCAATCGCAGCATCTTTGAAGATCGCTTATTAA
- a CDS encoding IS1380 family transposase, which yields MATLHENTLKFNAKMTVTNTGGNLTTDAGLVLVKEFLHSIGFEQLMENELQFQDSRLSPTHSNESILEQLIFQLIAGYDTDASANILRHDPFFQQMLEKSTLAAQPSLSRFWDRISESPDALLQLQALNQAMLDKVRIQRNATEMVLDLDSTYCDTYGDQEEAAFNAHYQTIGYHPLVAFDGLTKDFLKAELRSGNTYCSNGAADFLNPLLEHYNQTVPVSTILVRADSGFAAPELYDLCEEKEHQYVIRLKRNLCLFKIAEEFVQVGDETEWSQREEHFYSTRYQAGTWKHDRRVCIRSVRAANELIFHHEFIITNLSNAVSAEQIYQTYWKRGTMENFIKEAKNGFFFDKTDSSHFLENAVRMMVSVLSYNINNFIRTLTFPEKARGLQIQSIRLRFFKIAGKLIHSGRRMMLKLSTHHVYQDEFFHILRQIQSLSW from the coding sequence ATGGCAACTTTACATGAAAACACTCTAAAATTCAATGCAAAAATGACGGTTACAAATACTGGAGGTAATCTGACCACGGATGCTGGTCTCGTTTTGGTTAAAGAATTCCTTCATTCAATCGGATTCGAACAGTTGATGGAGAATGAGCTCCAATTTCAAGACTCCCGTCTTTCACCTACACATTCGAATGAATCCATCCTTGAACAACTGATTTTCCAATTAATTGCAGGCTATGATACCGATGCATCTGCCAACATCTTACGCCATGATCCTTTCTTCCAACAGATGCTTGAAAAAAGTACATTGGCTGCACAACCTTCGCTTTCGCGTTTTTGGGATCGCATTAGTGAGAGTCCCGATGCACTTTTGCAGCTACAAGCGCTCAATCAAGCAATGCTGGATAAGGTACGCATACAACGTAATGCAACAGAAATGGTATTGGATTTGGATTCCACCTATTGTGACACCTACGGCGATCAAGAAGAAGCGGCTTTCAATGCACATTATCAAACGATTGGTTATCATCCGCTTGTCGCATTCGATGGTCTGACCAAGGACTTTCTGAAGGCGGAACTGCGTTCCGGAAACACATACTGCTCAAACGGAGCAGCCGATTTTTTGAATCCGCTTCTTGAGCATTATAATCAGACTGTTCCGGTCAGCACCATTCTTGTTCGCGCAGATAGTGGCTTTGCCGCACCGGAACTGTATGACCTCTGTGAAGAAAAAGAGCATCAGTACGTCATTCGGCTCAAACGAAATCTCTGCTTATTCAAGATAGCGGAAGAGTTTGTTCAAGTTGGGGATGAGACCGAATGGAGTCAGCGGGAAGAACATTTCTACTCGACTCGCTATCAAGCCGGCACTTGGAAGCATGACCGTAGGGTTTGTATTCGTTCCGTCAGGGCAGCTAATGAACTGATTTTTCACCATGAATTCATTATCACCAATCTATCCAATGCCGTCTCGGCTGAACAAATCTATCAAACGTATTGGAAGAGAGGTACGATGGAGAATTTCATCAAGGAAGCCAAGAATGGCTTCTTCTTCGACAAGACAGACAGTTCTCATTTCTTGGAGAATGCCGTCCGCATGATGGTCAGCGTCCTTTCCTATAACATCAACAATTTCATACGCACACTAACTTTCCCGGAAAAGGCCAGAGGCCTACAGATACAAAGTATTCGTCTTCGGTTTTTCAAGATCGCTGGGAAACTGATCCACAGCGGAAGACGCATGATGCTAAAACTCAGCACCCATCATGTCTACCAAGATGAATTTTTTCATATCCTACGGCAAATTCAATCCTTGTCTTGGTGA